From one Flavobacteriales bacterium genomic stretch:
- a CDS encoding type I asparaginase, with product MSASVLLIYTGGTIGMLADPRTGELRPMDLAHLEEQVPELARIGVRLGATTFEQPIDSSDMRPADWVRIARIIGESYDRYDGFVVLHGSDTMAYTASALSFLLEGLSKPVILTGSQLPIGTIRTDAKENLITAIEIAAAKDEQGRAMVPEVAVYFEYRLMRGNRTVKVHAERFEAFRSPNWPALAEAGVHLRYDRSAILLNRSGPLKVHERVDARVGVIRLFPGISAEWVTHALGTPGLRAALLTTFGSGNGPTEPEFIGALRNARERGLQLLNVTQCVGGRVEQGRYVTSRAFVELGVIPCADMTVEATLAKAMFLLSMEQPAEAFAQRMAAPIAGELTLG from the coding sequence ATGAGCGCTTCCGTCCTCCTGATCTACACCGGCGGCACCATCGGCATGCTCGCCGATCCGCGCACCGGGGAACTGCGCCCCATGGACCTTGCCCACCTCGAAGAGCAGGTGCCCGAACTGGCGCGCATCGGTGTGCGATTGGGCGCCACCACCTTTGAGCAGCCCATCGACAGCAGCGACATGCGGCCGGCGGACTGGGTGCGCATCGCGCGGATCATCGGCGAATCCTACGACCGCTACGACGGCTTCGTGGTGCTGCACGGCAGCGATACCATGGCCTACACCGCAAGCGCGTTGAGCTTTCTGCTGGAAGGACTGAGCAAGCCCGTGATCCTCACTGGATCGCAATTGCCCATCGGCACCATCCGCACCGATGCCAAGGAGAACCTGATCACCGCCATCGAGATCGCCGCCGCCAAGGATGAACAGGGTCGTGCGATGGTGCCCGAAGTGGCCGTGTACTTCGAGTACCGCTTGATGCGCGGCAACCGAACGGTGAAGGTGCATGCCGAGCGCTTCGAGGCCTTCCGCTCCCCGAATTGGCCAGCACTGGCAGAGGCCGGTGTTCACCTGCGCTATGACCGCTCCGCGATCCTGCTGAACCGCAGCGGGCCGCTCAAGGTGCACGAGCGAGTCGATGCCCGGGTGGGGGTGATCCGCTTATTCCCGGGGATCTCCGCGGAATGGGTGACGCATGCCTTGGGCACGCCCGGCCTGCGCGCGGCGCTGCTCACCACCTTCGGCAGCGGCAATGGCCCCACCGAACCGGAATTCATAGGGGCCCTGCGCAACGCGCGTGAGCGGGGCCTCCAACTGCTCAACGTGACCCAATGCGTGGGCGGCCGGGTGGAGCAAGGCCGTTATGTGACCAGCCGTGCGTTCGTAGAGCTCGGCGTGATTCCCTGTGCCGACATGACCGTGGAGGCCACGCTTGCCAAGGCCATGTTCCTGCTCTCCATGGAGCAGCCTGCGGAGGCCTTCGCCCAACGAATGGCGGCACCGATCGCCGGCGAGTTGACGTTGGGGTAA
- a CDS encoding MotA/TolQ/ExbB proton channel family protein — translation MVRKFLSLCMAAFVGLSLLTTPVMAQNAPAAASTEVTDAAPAGGHQMLKQRFIEGDPTYMAPVLLCLILGLAMVIERIIYLNMANTNTTKLLSNVEDALKSGGIDAAQEVCRNTRGPIGGIFYQGLDRAHEGVEIAEKSIVAYGGVEVGRLERGLPWIALFIALAPMLGFMGTVIGMIEAFDQIAAANNISPAIVAGGIKIALLTTVFGLIVAIILQIFYNYLQSKIDSITGQMEEASISLVDLLVKTNTSKH, via the coding sequence ATGGTACGCAAGTTCTTGTCACTCTGCATGGCGGCCTTCGTCGGCCTCAGCCTGCTCACCACCCCGGTCATGGCGCAGAACGCCCCAGCCGCTGCATCTACCGAAGTGACCGATGCCGCCCCGGCCGGTGGCCACCAGATGCTGAAGCAGCGCTTCATCGAGGGCGACCCGACCTACATGGCCCCGGTGCTCCTGTGCCTGATTCTTGGCTTGGCCATGGTCATCGAGCGCATCATCTACCTCAACATGGCTAACACCAACACCACGAAGCTCCTCAGCAATGTGGAGGATGCGCTAAAGTCGGGTGGCATCGATGCGGCCCAGGAGGTGTGCCGCAACACCCGCGGCCCCATCGGCGGCATCTTCTATCAGGGCCTCGACCGCGCCCACGAGGGCGTCGAGATCGCCGAGAAGAGCATCGTGGCCTATGGTGGCGTGGAAGTGGGCCGCCTAGAGCGCGGCTTGCCTTGGATCGCCCTGTTCATCGCCCTGGCCCCCATGCTTGGGTTCATGGGCACCGTGATCGGGATGATCGAGGCCTTCGACCAGATCGCGGCCGCCAACAACATCAGCCCGGCCATCGTGGCTGGCGGTATCAAGATCGCGCTGCTCACCACCGTGTTCGGCCTCATCGTCGCCATCATCCTGCAGATTTTCTACAACTACCTGCAGAGCAAGATCGACAGCATCACCGGCCAGATGGAGGAGGCCTCCATCAGCTTGGTGGACCTGCTGGTGAAGACCAACACGAGCAAGCACTAA
- a CDS encoding TatD family hydrolase, translating to MELIDTHAHLYSTKFDADREAMLQRAAEAGVSRLFLPNVDHESIAGMDALVAAHPDRCFAMMGLHPCHVGEDNAAAMEEVERLLRTGRYCAVGEIGIDLYWDKTFLAQQQEVFRQQVRWAKELRLPIAIHCRESFIEVLAIVEEENDDSLTGVFHCFTGSAEQALRVIALKGFYLGIGGVVTYPKGGLFETLREVGAAHCVLETDAPYLAPVPYRGKRNEPGYLAYIAAKLAEATGLPVEEIAAITTRNANLLFRR from the coding sequence TTGGAACTGATCGACACCCACGCCCATCTCTACAGCACCAAGTTCGATGCGGACCGCGAGGCCATGCTCCAGCGCGCGGCCGAGGCCGGTGTCTCGAGGCTCTTCCTGCCGAACGTGGACCACGAGAGCATCGCCGGCATGGATGCGCTCGTAGCCGCGCACCCCGATCGCTGTTTCGCCATGATGGGACTGCACCCGTGCCATGTGGGTGAGGACAATGCCGCCGCGATGGAAGAGGTGGAGCGCTTGCTGCGCACCGGTCGCTATTGCGCGGTGGGTGAGATCGGCATCGACCTGTACTGGGATAAGACCTTCCTCGCGCAGCAGCAGGAGGTGTTCCGTCAGCAGGTGCGCTGGGCGAAGGAGCTGCGCTTGCCGATCGCCATCCATTGCCGGGAGAGCTTTATTGAGGTGCTCGCCATCGTGGAGGAGGAGAATGACGATTCTCTCACCGGCGTGTTCCATTGCTTCACCGGAAGTGCGGAACAAGCGCTGCGCGTGATCGCATTGAAGGGCTTTTATCTTGGCATCGGCGGCGTGGTCACTTACCCGAAGGGCGGCTTGTTCGAGACCCTGCGCGAAGTGGGCGCTGCGCATTGCGTGCTGGAGACCGATGCGCCCTACCTCGCACCCGTGCCCTACCGTGGCAAGCGCAACGAGCCCGGCTACCTCGCGTACATCGCCGCCAAGCTCGCGGAGGCCACGGGCCTTCCGGTGGAAGAGATCGCCGCGATCACCACGCGGAACGCCAATCTACTTTTCCGGCGATGA